CAATGGCGGCGACAGCATTGAAGGCGCCTGCTGAATGCCCTATTACTGCCAACCGATCAGGATCTGCGTAAAAGCTATTGGCATTGTTATGGCTCCATGCAATTGCTTGAGCGGTGTCTTTCACATAATCAGGGTACACATGGCTAGGCGCTTTACGGTAATTGATGACAGCCGTAACATAACCTGCTTGCGCCAAACTCTGTCCAACAAAAGCATATTCTTCTTTGCTACCATTTTCCCACGAGCCACCATGGACGAAAACCACCATTGGATAAGTCTGAGTAATGGCACTTTCCGCTTTCATTGCTTGCACCAACGGTTTCGGATAATAGATATCCAAATCCTGTAAGGGTTCATCACCATACAAGATGTCTTTACTTACCCCAACACCACCATTGGTCGTGATACCGTTGACAACAGCAAGTGCCGATAAAGCTTGGGCTTGTTGCGTTGCTAAAACAACGCCGCCTATCGCGAACGCCGCTGTAATACCAGCCTTTGTGATTGTACGTGTTTTAATCTTCGATGTAATTTCATTTACGCCATTCATAACCAGTGTTTCCATTATATGTATGTAACTAATGATTGGCAGAGCGATGGTCACGTATTATTTTGTTCTATTTGATTTGAACCATGTCATCTACTTTTACCATACGTATTTTACGTTCTGACTGACGTTTTATCGTGTTTTTACTGTTATCCGTGTTTAGTGTTATTGTCAGTAAAAGATTGATAATACTGATTAAAAAACCTCTCAAAAACAATATTGCTCTAGATCTGATAACAAACAACAGGGTAACAAATGAGGTGGCAATAAATCAAAAAACCGTCATGGCCGATTTTGACATCATGACAGTTTTGTATCAATGACCCATTTTCGCCAGTGACTGGATTTTATTGATTCTGATAAAGGTCGATATATTCGCTTGATGACGACTGATCGACTCTCGCCCCTTCCTCTGTAACAATGATTGGCGTTGCAGTGCTTGCAGTGCTCGTGGTTTCTGGCACGGCACTATTATCCACATTCGATACAGCCGATCTTTCTGCCACTGGCGCAGGATTGGCCAAATTGTCTTCATACATAATATCGTCTTCGCTTATCTTGACTCCTCTATCATCCACGACCGTTGTCAATAGTACCAACTCCGTTACACCAACCGTGCTATTGGCAATATCAATCAAGTGACTTTGCTGAGTGGGTGTCACACGCCCCATAATATAAACCACACCAGCGTTGGTTACCGCTTTAACTTGGGAGGCTTTCACACCATCACTGGAGGCCACTTTTGCCATTAATTTTGAGGTAATATAACCATCGTGGACTGTTGAGCTGTAACCTTTTGAGGCACTAACGTCCAACTCATTATAAACACGGCGTACATCTGGCATAGAGCTGACGACTTTTTCTACTTCTTCTTTGATCGCCTGAGTGGGTACTTCACCTGTTAATAATACCTCACTATTGAAGCTATCAATGCCCATGCGACTGGTTTGCTGTAGATCTTCTTTTAGACCGTACACGTTGATTTTGACCGTATGTTCGATACTACGATCTAGCAGACGCTGCGGTATGGTACGCTCCGTCATCGGTACACCATACGTACCTTCAGTACTGTTGGTTAGATAGTTGGTAGTACAGCCAGTACTAATCACAGTAGCCACTAGCATAACGCCTATCGCAGTACGACGTGATGAACCAAAAATAGCAGGGCGCAAATGCATCCGTCTCATGATTTACCTCTTAGAGCAGGGTTGTGAGAATTGTAGAGAATCAATTAAGCGAGTAAGAATTCACTTATCGCGTTAACTCAGCTACTTTACTGAATTTTTATTCATGGCGGTTAGGTTTTTAGTAACGGTGACTGACGGTCAGGCCGATTTTATCTTTTAAAAAAAGTGATAGTATTCCCCTATCACCATGCGCTTGCGACAAAAGCCCCTTGCAACCACTCAGGTTGATTGTCCACCAATTGTCCTTTGGACGACATTTTAGTTGACGTATTATAAGCAATTACATCAAACCGGCAGTCATACTGCGCATACTCGGGATGCTGCTGCAAAAAATATTTGGCCGTTTTAATCACTTTGCGCTGTTTGCTGGCAGTGATACTGAGCGCGGCATCACCAAAACCTGAACGTTTACGCTGGCGCACTTCAATGAATACCACTGTGGGCCATGCTGGGCCTGTCTCAAGCATCACCAAGTCTAATTCGCCCACTTTTGGCTGTTGCCAATTTTGGGCAATCAAGCACAGTCCTTGCGCCTGCAAAAACGCACACGCCTGCTGTTCAAACTGGCCACCTTGACGTTGTTTTGGTGACGTTAAAATCAAGGTGCTACAGGAGGGCTTGTGGTTTGCCATAATGGTTGTGGGTCTAATCAACATTTCAGAATTATCATAGCACAACATGCTAAACTAACCACTTTTGCGCCATCTGTATCTACTTACGTTAGCCATGACTATTGTATTATTTGCTCATTCATTATTTTATTGAGACAAAAAACCCATGCTAACCATAGATTTAACGGTGCCTACTATTTTTAATATTTTTTAATCATTCGAGGTTTTCATGTCTACCCCTACTGCGATGCCAGCTTGTCTCTATATTGTTGCCACGCCGATTGGTAATCTTACTGACATGACACCGCATGCAATCGATATTTTAAAACAAGTGGCTATTATTGCCTGCGAAGACACCCGCACTTCAGGCAAGCTCTTGTCACATTTTGGTATTGATACCCGAGGCAGTAAAGCGGACGATACCGAGTCAGTGAGTCCTGATGCCGATGCTGATACTGGCGTAAAACAAAAAGGACATCACAAGCTTTGGGCCTATCATGAACACAATAGCGCCATTCAAACCCCTAAAATTATTGAGATGATCCAGCAAGGTCACTCAGTTGCTTTGATCAGCGATGCAGGCACGCCTTTGGTGAGCGATCCAGGGTATCAACTGGTACAAGCAGCGCACGCGGCAAAGGTGATGGTATCACCGATTGTTGGTGCTTCTGCTGCCATTGCCGCATTGTCAGTGGCAGGGCTGCCGTCTGACCGTTTTAGCTTCATTGGTTTTTTACCTGCAAAAACACATGGTCGCCAAAAGCAGCTTAATGCGTTGCAGACCCGTACCGAAACCTTGATATTTTATGAAGCACCGCACCGTATCATTGCCAGTTTGGAAGACATGAAAGCTGTATTTGGTGCAGATCGTGAGGTGACTTTTTGCCGTGAGTTGACTAAGACGTTCGAAACGGTTCGTAAAAGCACACTTGGCGACTTGGTTGAGTTTGTAAAAGCTGATGACAATCAGCAGCGCGGTGAAATCGTGGTGGTAGTGGCTGGCATGAATGTCGCGCAAGATACCGATGATATCAGTGTTCATGATAAGTTATTAGAGCGTCTGTTAGAAGACTTGTCGGTTAAAAAGGCGGCGGCATTGGCAGCTGACATCACAGGTGTCAAAAAAAATGCCCTGTATCAGCGTCTGCTTGAAATCCAAGCTTAGTACGGTGATGCACCACACTGCTCACAATAAAATGTAAAAAATGGGATATATAAATTCATTGAAAAGGGGTAAGCAATGTACGATGTAATGGCAATAGGTAATGCTTTGGTTGACCACGAATACTTGGTGTCGGATGCGGCATTAGAAGAGATTGATTTAACAAAGGGCAATATGACGCTGGCAGGTTTTGAAGAACAGCAGCAATTGCTTGCTTACTTCAAACTTTCTGAGATTGATCCATCAAAACAAGCAGGTGGCGGTTCAGCTGCCAATACCATGTATGCTTTTGCCAGCCTTGGTGGTAAACCTTTTTATGCTTGCCGTGTCGGTGATGACGACCAGGGCGCGTTTTACCTCAGAGACTTACATGAAGCTGGCGTTGCCACCTCAGATAAGTCTATTCATGACGGCGGTGTGACGGGCTCTTGTGTGGTCGCAGTGACCGAAGATGGTGAGCGTACCATGCAAACCTACCTTGGCACGTCAAGCGATATCACAGCTGACAATGTGGATTTTGATGCGCTGACACAAGCAGACTGGTTATATATAGAAGGCTATCTGGCCATGTCTGAAAGCATCCAACCTGCAATGACACAATTACGTCAACAAGCAGGCATTCATGGCGCAAAGATCGCTGTGAGCTTTGCAGATCCTGCTGTGGTAAAGTTTGCCAAAGACGGTTTGCTCAATATACTCGGCAACAAAGTAGCGGTGATATTTTGTAATAGCGAAGAAGCCAGATTATTCACGGATAAAAAGCAACTTAAAGCGGCGGCACGCGCCCTACTTGACTATTGCCAAACAGCGGTGGTGACCGATGGTGCCAATGGTGCCATCATCGCCCATAAGCCTGATACTGAGTCAGATATCGAAGTCTATGAGGTTGCGACTCCTGTGGTGGCCAATGTGATTGATACCAATGGCGCGGGTGACAATTATGCGGGCACATTCTTGTATGCACTGTCTCAACACTATACCTTGCCAGAATGCGGACGCCTTGCCAGCGAAGTATCCGCACAAATCATTCAGCAATTTGGGCCACGCTTAGCCTCACAAGATTATAAAGACATTGCTCAACGCGTGCTTTCTGCTTAAAATCGAGACACGTGTTTCTCGTCCTAAATAAAAAGCCCATATCAAATCGAGGTGGGCTTTTTATTGGTGAATTAGAATGACTTAAATAAACTGGCTAAATCCGTATATTTTCGTATTAAGTGGTAGACAATGCTTGCTCAAGATCGGCTTTGATGTCATCTATGTGCTCGATACCAATTGACAGTCGTACCATGTCTTCAGTCACGCCTGCCTGCTCTAGTTCCTGTCCATTCAGCTGACGATGCGTGGTCGTCGCTGGATGACAAGCTAGAGATTTGGCATCACCGATATTCACCAAACGAGTAATCAGCTGCAAAGCATCAATAAAGCGCGCACCAGCTTCCAGACCGCCTTTTACCCCAAAGGTTAAAATAGCAGAAGGCGTGCCTTTCATATATTTTTTGGCAAGCGCATGTTCAGGATGGTCAGACAAACCTGCATATTTCACCCAAGCAACTTTGTCATGGTCGCGCAAATACTCTGCGACGGCTTGCGCGTTTTGTACATGACGCTCCATACGTAGGCTCAGCGTCTGCATGCCTTGCAAAATACTAAAAGCATTTAATGGACTCAGCGCCGCACCTGTATTACGCAATGGTGCCACACGTGCGCGGGCGATAAAGGCAGGTGCACCCACATCTTTGACAAAATTTACCCCATGATAGCTGGCATCTGGCGTGTTCAATAGCGGGAAACGCTCTGGATAATCGCCCCAAGCAAACGTACCACTATCGACAATCGCACCACCAATCGACGTACCCGTGCCGCTCATATATTTAGTCAACGAGTGCACCACAATATCCGCCCCGAACTCAAACGGACGGCATAGCGCAGGCGTCGCCACCGTATTGTCAATGACCACAGGGACACCGTACTCATGAGCGATATGACTAAGTGCTTGAATATCAACAATGTTACCTAATGGATTGCCAATACTCTCTGCAAACACCATTTTGGTTTTGTCATCGATTAAATCACGAATGGCTTCTGGGTTTTTGTGATCAAAAAAGCGCACCTCGATGCCTTGGCGCGGCAATGCATGCGCAAATAAGTTGTAAGTACCACCATATAATGTTGATACGGCAACGATATTATCGCCTGCTTCACAAATGGTCTGGATCGCGTAAGTGATGGCAGCCATACCTGAAGCCACTGCAAGCGCGCCGATACCGCCTTCAAGTGCCGCAACCCGCTCCTCTAACACAGCATTGGTCGGGTTCATGATACGAGTATAGATATTGCCCGCAACTTTTAAATCAAATAAGTCAGCGCCGTGCTGAGTATTATCAAACGCATACGAGCTGGTATGATAAATAGGTACGGCCACCGCTTTGGTCGTTGGCTCCACACTATAACCGGCGTGAATCGCTAGAGTTTCGAGACGCTGCGTTTGCTCTAAGTTTTGGGTTGATTGCTCAGCTGCTTGTTCATCACTCATCGTACATTCCTTTGTATTGATCAATCATTATTAGTGAATAGCATATGATTTAAAAATATCTTCAAGACACTGTCTGCCAAATCATAGCAATAAAAAAAGCTGAGTTCATCATAACTCAGCTTCTTTATTAAAAGAACAGCAAAATATTCATCTCTTAATGACGAATACTCATAAGCGTTTGTATATCAGCCACTTTGCTTTTATTTGTAATAAGCATTTTCTGTACGCGTGTGATCGGTGTCATCAATCACTTGCGTCAACTCTGGTATTTGCTGTTTTAGCTGCACTTCAACGCCTTGGCGCAATGTCATATCCACGGCTGAACACCCTTGGCAACCACCACCAAATTTCAACACAGCAGTCAGACCAATGCCTTCTTCGTCAATCAACTCAAGCAACTGTACGTCGCCACCATGCGCGGCTAAGCCAGGATTGATCTCTGACTGCAAGACGTAGTTGATACGCTCTTCGATGCTGGCATCAGCACCGACTTTAGGTACTTTAGAGTTTGGTGCACGGAAGGTCAGCTGACCACCGAAACGGTCTTTATTATAATCGATCACGGCATCTTCTAAGTAAGGAACTGAAGCCGCCTCAATAAAAGCAGAAAAATTCTCATAACTGAATTTTAAATCAGCACTGTCTTCTTCACCTGGCTGGTTATAAGCCATGCAGCATTCTGCGCGCGGCGTACCAGGATGCTCAACGAAAATACGCACACCAATACCATCAGTATCTTGCTTAGACAATAGATCTGCCAAATACCCTTGAGCAGATTCGGTGATCGTAATATTGCTTTTTGCTTCAACTTGCTCGGTATCTAGTGCTGACTCATAGTCGGTAGACTGGTCTAATTGGCTATCAGCTTGGGTTTGCTCACTCATAATATGTCCTACGCGTTATGACACAAGCGCTATTTTTATCATGGCTACTGTGTCGTGAAAGGGATTATGTCTTTAATTTGGATTGCTAAAATCTGTGTGGATTGTCAATGAACATGGTCTATCGTGTTAGGGCGTTGACTGTTGTTTTTACAACATTTTGATAAGTTTATAATCACTATTATACCGCACTTACGCGACAATTCCGACCACGCTACTGCGAATTAAACTGTGACCATCATTAATAGTCACTATTGGTTTTTTTAATGGTGATATAAAAAAACAATAACGAGACGCAAAACGCTTTAATTACTCACACAGTGTTTACTACTGCTTATATTAAGACTGTCAGATAAATTATCAAGGATAAGGTAATGCTACATCTCTTAAAACTAAACTCACATAATATAACTGAGTTATATGGCTCAGTTGCTTAGACTAAATTCGACAAAATGATAAATTCAAAAGAATAAATTTAAAAGAATAAATTTAAAAGGATATTTTATGAAGTTATATATCATGCCAGGCGCTTGTTCAATGGTTCCACACGTCGCTCTTGAGTGGGCACAAGCAGAGTATGAACTAGAAATACTAGATCACGATTCTGTAAAATCAGAAGAATATCTGCGTATTAACCCGCAGGGTTCAGTACCTGCAATCGTAGATGGTGATACCGTAGTCACGCAGAATATCGCCGTACAAACCTATATTGATGCTAAATATCCTGACGCTAACATATTCGGTGCTACTAGCTCGCCCGCTCAACGTGCCGAGATCATGCACTGGTTAGCCTTTATCAATTCAGATGTCCATAAAAGCTTTGGACCACTGTTCGGCCCTGATGGTTTCGTAAAAGATACAGCTGCGCAAGCAGAATTAAAAGACAATGCGAAGAAAAAAATCGTTGGCCTGCTTGAGTATCCTAATGAAAGGCTTGGCACACAGGACTATCTGACAGGCACTAAGACCACAGCAGATATCTATTTATATGTCATACTGACATGGGCGAAAAAAATGGAACTTGACCTCTCTAGCTACAAGAACTTCAATGCCTTTATAAGTCGTATTGAGTCTGACGCTGGTGTGACTGAAGTGATACGCCAAGAAGGTATTAGCAAAATTGAGTCGCTTTAGCATTTAGTTGTCAGACCTATACTATTTTTATGAACTTTATCTTAAAGCCTCTCTAATGATTTGGAGTGGCTTTTATTGTATTTAAAACACGTGCCAATAATCAGTACTCATAGAACATCTTTGCACTTGTCAGAAAGTCATGAGCTATGTCAGTATTGGCACTATTAAAAAATTGTGTTTAACCCATAAAACATAAGCAGTAGGAAACTGGTATATATGAGCGCATCATCAGAGCAACATCCAGATAAGCACCACTCAGATAAACAAGAGCATAAACGCTATCGTTATTTGGTTTTTATCGGGCGTTTTCAGCCATTTCATTGTGGTCACAAAGCAGTCATCGATGAAGCCCTAAAGCGCTCAGATGAAGTCATTATGCTCATCGGTTCAGCCAACCTACCTCGCAGTTTGCGCAACCCGTTTAGCGTGGATGAACGTGCCGCGATGATTAAAAACGCGTACTCTGATGAAGAAGCGGCGCGCATTCATTGTGTTGGATTAGACGATGCGCTTTATAACGACACGCGCTGGTTACAATACGTGCAAGCTGGCGTCAAATCTGTCACAGGTGATTTGCAAACGGATATTGGTTTGATTGGGCACTCAAAAGACAGCTCATCATATTATCTGTCGTTATTTCCCAACTGGGACTCGGTTTCTGTACCCAATTATCACAATTTATCCGCTACGCCCATTCGTGACAGCTATCTGATGGGCGCCACACCAACGCCTGAGCGTACGCCTGAATCTACTCGCAATGTGTTAGATCAGTTCAAAAAAACAGATGACTACAAACAGTTGCACGAAGAGGCAGATTTTATTGATAAATACAAAAGACAGTGGGAATCTGCGCCTTACCCCCCTACTTTTATGACGGCTGATGCTTTGATTGTACAATCAGGACATATCTTATTGGTTGAGCGCCGTAGTCTGCCGGGGCGCGGACTTTGGGCATTGCCGGGCGGGTTTTTGAATCCAAAAGAAACACTGTTTGACGCTTGTATCCGTGAGCTACGCGAAGAAACGCGTCTCAAGGTCCCTGAGCCTGTCTTACGCGGCTCTTGCCACAGTCAGCACACTTTTGATGATCCTTATCGCTCTGCCCGTGGTCGCACCATCACACAAGCGTTTTATTTTCAGCTTAAAAACGATCCAAAAGGGTTGCCAAAAGTCAAAGGCGGCGATGATGCAATCAAGGCCTTTTGGTTA
This is a stretch of genomic DNA from Psychrobacter alimentarius. It encodes these proteins:
- a CDS encoding alpha/beta hydrolase — encoded protein: MNGVNEITSKIKTRTITKAGITAAFAIGGVVLATQQAQALSALAVVNGITTNGGVGVSKDILYGDEPLQDLDIYYPKPLVQAMKAESAITQTYPMVVFVHGGSWENGSKEEYAFVGQSLAQAGYVTAVINYRKAPSHVYPDYVKDTAQAIAWSHNNANSFYADPDRLAVIGHSAGAFNAVAAIANEDFLAPYGMKPTDISAVIGIAGPYSYDFRKFDSATAFGPNATPDQVMPDRQIKGKQPPYLLLTAEKDKVVYDTNAIKMTEALKAAGVTVDNGVIKGASHATSIGAMAPPLRWVNDVRAQVLAYLDKRL
- a CDS encoding BON domain-containing protein; the encoded protein is MRRMHLRPAIFGSSRRTAIGVMLVATVISTGCTTNYLTNSTEGTYGVPMTERTIPQRLLDRSIEHTVKINVYGLKEDLQQTSRMGIDSFNSEVLLTGEVPTQAIKEEVEKVVSSMPDVRRVYNELDVSASKGYSSTVHDGYITSKLMAKVASSDGVKASQVKAVTNAGVVYIMGRVTPTQQSHLIDIANSTVGVTELVLLTTVVDDRGVKISEDDIMYEDNLANPAPVAERSAVSNVDNSAVPETTSTASTATPIIVTEEGARVDQSSSSEYIDLYQNQ
- a CDS encoding YraN family protein translates to MLCYDNSEMLIRPTTIMANHKPSCSTLILTSPKQRQGGQFEQQACAFLQAQGLCLIAQNWQQPKVGELDLVMLETGPAWPTVVFIEVRQRKRSGFGDAALSITASKQRKVIKTAKYFLQQHPEYAQYDCRFDVIAYNTSTKMSSKGQLVDNQPEWLQGAFVASAW
- the rsmI gene encoding 16S rRNA (cytidine(1402)-2'-O)-methyltransferase; protein product: MSTPTAMPACLYIVATPIGNLTDMTPHAIDILKQVAIIACEDTRTSGKLLSHFGIDTRGSKADDTESVSPDADADTGVKQKGHHKLWAYHEHNSAIQTPKIIEMIQQGHSVALISDAGTPLVSDPGYQLVQAAHAAKVMVSPIVGASAAIAALSVAGLPSDRFSFIGFLPAKTHGRQKQLNALQTRTETLIFYEAPHRIIASLEDMKAVFGADREVTFCRELTKTFETVRKSTLGDLVEFVKADDNQQRGEIVVVVAGMNVAQDTDDISVHDKLLERLLEDLSVKKAAALAADITGVKKNALYQRLLEIQA
- a CDS encoding adenosine kinase, whose translation is MYDVMAIGNALVDHEYLVSDAALEEIDLTKGNMTLAGFEEQQQLLAYFKLSEIDPSKQAGGGSAANTMYAFASLGGKPFYACRVGDDDQGAFYLRDLHEAGVATSDKSIHDGGVTGSCVVAVTEDGERTMQTYLGTSSDITADNVDFDALTQADWLYIEGYLAMSESIQPAMTQLRQQAGIHGAKIAVSFADPAVVKFAKDGLLNILGNKVAVIFCNSEEARLFTDKKQLKAAARALLDYCQTAVVTDGANGAIIAHKPDTESDIEVYEVATPVVANVIDTNGAGDNYAGTFLYALSQHYTLPECGRLASEVSAQIIQQFGPRLASQDYKDIAQRVLSA
- a CDS encoding O-acetylhomoserine aminocarboxypropyltransferase/cysteine synthase family protein; protein product: MSDEQAAEQSTQNLEQTQRLETLAIHAGYSVEPTTKAVAVPIYHTSSYAFDNTQHGADLFDLKVAGNIYTRIMNPTNAVLEERVAALEGGIGALAVASGMAAITYAIQTICEAGDNIVAVSTLYGGTYNLFAHALPRQGIEVRFFDHKNPEAIRDLIDDKTKMVFAESIGNPLGNIVDIQALSHIAHEYGVPVVIDNTVATPALCRPFEFGADIVVHSLTKYMSGTGTSIGGAIVDSGTFAWGDYPERFPLLNTPDASYHGVNFVKDVGAPAFIARARVAPLRNTGAALSPLNAFSILQGMQTLSLRMERHVQNAQAVAEYLRDHDKVAWVKYAGLSDHPEHALAKKYMKGTPSAILTFGVKGGLEAGARFIDALQLITRLVNIGDAKSLACHPATTTHRQLNGQELEQAGVTEDMVRLSIGIEHIDDIKADLEQALSTT
- the nfuA gene encoding Fe-S biogenesis protein NfuA produces the protein MSEQTQADSQLDQSTDYESALDTEQVEAKSNITITESAQGYLADLLSKQDTDGIGVRIFVEHPGTPRAECCMAYNQPGEEDSADLKFSYENFSAFIEAASVPYLEDAVIDYNKDRFGGQLTFRAPNSKVPKVGADASIEERINYVLQSEINPGLAAHGGDVQLLELIDEEGIGLTAVLKFGGGCQGCSAVDMTLRQGVEVQLKQQIPELTQVIDDTDHTRTENAYYK
- a CDS encoding glutathione S-transferase family protein; this translates as MKLYIMPGACSMVPHVALEWAQAEYELEILDHDSVKSEEYLRINPQGSVPAIVDGDTVVTQNIAVQTYIDAKYPDANIFGATSSPAQRAEIMHWLAFINSDVHKSFGPLFGPDGFVKDTAAQAELKDNAKKKIVGLLEYPNERLGTQDYLTGTKTTADIYLYVILTWAKKMELDLSSYKNFNAFISRIESDAGVTEVIRQEGISKIESL
- a CDS encoding bifunctional nicotinamide-nucleotide adenylyltransferase/Nudix hydroxylase; translated protein: MSASSEQHPDKHHSDKQEHKRYRYLVFIGRFQPFHCGHKAVIDEALKRSDEVIMLIGSANLPRSLRNPFSVDERAAMIKNAYSDEEAARIHCVGLDDALYNDTRWLQYVQAGVKSVTGDLQTDIGLIGHSKDSSSYYLSLFPNWDSVSVPNYHNLSATPIRDSYLMGATPTPERTPESTRNVLDQFKKTDDYKQLHEEADFIDKYKRQWESAPYPPTFMTADALIVQSGHILLVERRSLPGRGLWALPGGFLNPKETLFDACIRELREETRLKVPEPVLRGSCHSQHTFDDPYRSARGRTITQAFYFQLKNDPKGLPKVKGGDDAIKAFWLPLAELDAKMMFEDHYAIITKMVGL